One genomic window of Coffea eugenioides isolate CCC68of chromosome 1, Ceug_1.0, whole genome shotgun sequence includes the following:
- the LOC113769169 gene encoding soyasapogenol B glucuronide galactosyltransferase-like: protein MEFVDNDKLHVLFLPYLSPSHMIPLVNAARLFAAQGVKVTILSTKYNTVLFQSSIDHAIELGHDITIHNLKFPSAEVGLPEGIEYFTAATTKEMLPKVHMAVLLLQKPMEELVQHLNPHCIISDKHFFWTCDLAQKLSIPRILFYPESFISHCLCHNLRQYEPHKSVSSDSESFLIPGLPNKIEMKKSQLEDHMKETTPYFEMIVKPIKESELRSFGLLFDTFYELDSQYADYFEKVRGIKFWTIGPLFYFSNKEKTDTTAHGKESCLNWLDTQGANQVLYVSFGSVVRFSTAQLKEIALALEASNQPFIWVVRKRENDQDNQQESWLPDGFEERITEGNKGLIIRGWAPQLKILNHPAVGGFMTHCGWNSTMEAMTAGVPLITWPVFSEQFYNEKLVQVLKVGVSVGADHWNLSPINEGPVVESKQIEEAISLLMSNSEESQEIRKRAKKMAALAKGAVEESGSSYQNLLDLIGALKECAFGVKS from the coding sequence ATGGAATTTGTGGACAATGATAAACTTCATGTCCTATTTCTTCCATACTTGAGCCCAAGCCACATGATCCCTCTTGTTAATGCTGCCAGGCTATTTGCTGCTCAGGGCGTTAAGGTAACTATTCTCTCCACCAAATACAACACTGTCCTGTTTCAATCCTCCATTGATCATGCCATCGAATTAGGCCACGACATTACAATTCACAACTTGAAATTCCCATCAGCTGAAGTGGGACTACCAGAAGGAATCGAGTATTTCACCGCGGCAACTACAAAAGAAATGCTTCCCAAGGTACACATGGCTGTGTTGCTGCTCCAGAAACCAATGGAAGAACTTGTTCAGCATCTTAATCCTCACTGTATTATCTCGGACAAGCACTTTTTTTGGACATGTGATTTAGCGCAGAAGCTGAGCATACCAAGAATCTTGTTCTATCCAGAAAGCTTCATTTCTCATTGTTTGTGCCATAACCTTCGGCAATATGAGCCTCATAAGTCAGTCAGCTCAGATTCTGAGAGTTTCTTGATCCCTGGTTTaccaaacaagattgaaatgaAGAAGTCCCAATTGGAGGATCACATGAAGGAAACAACACCGTACTTTGAAATGATAGTAAAGCCAATCAAAGAATCAGAGCTTAGGAGCTTCGGCTTGCTTTTTGACACTTTTTATGAGTTGGATTCTCAATATGCTGATTACTTTGAAAAGGTAAGAGGGATAAAGTTCTGGACCATTGGACCTCTTTTCTACTTCTCCAACAAGGAGAAAACTGACACTACTGCCCATGGGAAGGAGAGTTGCTTAAACTGGCTTGATACTCAGGGGGCCAACCAAGTCCTCTACGTTTCTTTTGGAAGTGTTGTAAGATTCTCAACCGCCCAACTCAAGGAAATTGCATTAGCTCTTGAGGCTTCGAACCAACCGTTCATTTGGGTTGTCAGGAAGAGAGAAAATGACCAAGATAATCAACAAGAGAGCTGGCTGCCAGATGGTTTTGAAGAAAGAATAACTGAAGGAAACAAAGGTCTGATCATTAGAGGTTGGGCTCCGCAGCTAAAGATCTTGAACCATCCAGCAGTTGGAGGGTTTATGACTCACTGTGGTTGGAATTCAACGATGGAAGCTATGACTGCTGGGGTGCCATTGATTACTTGGCCAGTGTTTTCTGAGCAGTTTTACAATGAGAAACTTGTTCAGGTTTTGAAAGTTGGAGTCAGTGTTGGGGCAGATCATTGGAACTTATCTCCAATTAACGAGGGTCCTGTAGTGGAAAGCAAACAGATAGAGGAAGCAATAAGCCTATTGATGAGCAACTCTGAAGAAAGCCAGGAAATCAGAAAGAGGGCAAAGAAGATGGCAGCATTGGCAAAGGGGGCCGTGGAAGAAAGTGGATCATCCTATCAAAATCTGCTTGATTTAATTGGTGCATTAAAAGAATGTGCTTTTGGTGTCAAGAGTTAG